A window of the Mauremys reevesii isolate NIE-2019 linkage group 26, ASM1616193v1, whole genome shotgun sequence genome harbors these coding sequences:
- the REX1BD gene encoding required for excision 1-B domain-containing protein translates to MSLQAPPRLPPARLRGCSARVGSGERPPGGAWGLAEPPAMTDDAVKLLLRRFYTLQGERVEAYRLFEEGHRAYLSSGPHYDFLRYRQLVHEITLAFSGISREILQLKEQLQVEHGRLELAQHLSRVQQKEKEKLELTAQLQLARQNAQDQPGVPAHQQEVQELKYKLIKTIEAISEILQDLKYDSEEAE, encoded by the exons atgAGCCTGCaggccccaccccgcctcccGCCAGCCCGTCTCCGCGGCTGCAGCGCCCGCGTGGGGTCCGGGGAGCGCCCGCCggggggagcctggggcctggctgaGCCTCCTGCAATG aCGGACGACGCCGTGAAGCTGCTGCTGCGCCGCTTTTACACCCTGCAGGGGGAGCGGGTGGAAGCCTATCGGCTCTTTGAGGA GGGCCACCGGGCGTATCTGAGCAGCGGGCCGCACTACGACTTCCTCCGCTACCGGCAGCTGGTCCATGAGATCACGCTGGCCTTCAGCGGCATCTCCCGGGAGATCCTGCAGCTCAAGGAGCAGCTCCAGGTGGAGCACGGGCGGCTGGAGCTCGCCCAGCACCTGTCCAGGGTCCAGCAGAAGGAGAAGGAAAAGCTAGAGCTG ACGGCCCAGCTGCAGCTCGCCAGGCAGAACGCACAGGACCAGCCCGGCGTGCCGgcccaccagcaggaggtgcaagAGCTGAAATACAA GCTAATTAAAACCATTGAGGCAATCAGCGAAATTCTCCAGGACCTCAAGTACGATTCGGAAGAAGCCGAGTGA